In Sulfitobacter sp. M39, the following proteins share a genomic window:
- a CDS encoding manganese/iron ABC transporter ATP-binding protein codes for MNPATTTVPVSELAADAIGIKATDVTVTYRNGHTALYDASFEIPRGTITALVGVNGAGKSTLFKAIMGFVPAAQGQITLLGKTVKEALRENLVAYVPQSEEVDWAFPVLVQDVVMMGRYGHMGFLRRPKAADHAAVDDALRRVNMTDFRHRQIGELSGGQRKRVFLARALAQNGQVILLDEPFTGVDVKTEDQIIDLLRELRDEGRVMLVSTHNLGSVPEFCDRTVLVKGTVLAYGTTETVFTHDNLETAFGGVLRHFTLGGQDLHDDDDGRELRIITDDERPFVHYGKRINTTEDDT; via the coding sequence ATGAACCCCGCCACCACGACCGTCCCCGTATCAGAGCTTGCCGCCGATGCCATCGGCATCAAGGCCACGGATGTCACGGTGACCTATCGCAATGGTCATACCGCGCTGTATGATGCCAGTTTTGAGATCCCGCGCGGTACGATCACGGCGCTGGTAGGGGTCAACGGCGCGGGGAAATCCACACTGTTCAAAGCGATCATGGGCTTTGTGCCCGCCGCGCAAGGGCAGATCACGCTGTTGGGGAAGACCGTAAAAGAGGCGCTGCGTGAGAACCTTGTGGCCTATGTCCCCCAGTCAGAAGAGGTTGATTGGGCCTTTCCGGTGCTGGTGCAGGACGTGGTGATGATGGGGCGCTATGGGCATATGGGGTTCCTGCGCCGTCCCAAAGCTGCCGATCACGCGGCGGTGGACGATGCCCTGCGCCGCGTCAACATGACCGATTTCCGCCACCGTCAGATCGGAGAGTTATCCGGCGGGCAGCGCAAGCGGGTCTTTCTGGCGCGCGCCTTGGCGCAGAACGGGCAGGTGATACTGCTGGACGAACCCTTTACCGGCGTAGACGTGAAGACCGAGGACCAGATCATCGACCTGCTGCGCGAACTGCGCGACGAAGGGCGGGTGATGCTGGTGTCGACGCATAACCTGGGCTCTGTCCCGGAATTCTGTGACCGGACCGTCTTGGTCAAGGGCACGGTGCTGGCCTATGGCACGACGGAAACGGTCTTTACCCATGACAATCTGGAAACGGCGTTTGGCGGGGTGCTGCGGCACTTTACCCTTGGGGGGCAAGACCTGCACGATGATGACGACGGGCGCGAGCTGCGGATCATCACCGACGATGAACGGCCTTTCGTGCATTACGGCAAACGCATCAACACGACCGAGGACGACACATGA
- a CDS encoding metal ABC transporter permease translates to MIDLLLEPFSYDYMFNAMWVSAMVGAVCAFLSCYLMLKGWSLIGDALSHSVVPGVAGAYMLGLPFALGAFLAGGMAAGAMLFLSGRSGLKIDVIIGIIFTAFFGLGLFMVSLSPMSVSIQTIIMGNILAIAPQDIVQLAIIGVVCLTVLLLKWKDLMVTFFDENHARSIGLRPELLKAVFFMLLSAAVVAAMMTVGAFLVIAMVVTPGATAYLLCDRFPRLIIVSVLIGTITSFLGAYASYFLDGATGGVIVTLQTAIFLLAFVFAPKHGVLAARRKAAAALKSLRDGVAP, encoded by the coding sequence ATGATCGACCTGCTGCTAGAGCCGTTCAGCTATGACTATATGTTCAACGCCATGTGGGTGTCGGCGATGGTGGGGGCGGTTTGCGCCTTTTTGTCATGCTATCTGATGCTCAAGGGCTGGTCGCTGATCGGCGACGCGCTCAGCCATTCTGTCGTGCCCGGAGTGGCGGGAGCCTATATGCTGGGGCTGCCCTTCGCGCTTGGCGCGTTTCTGGCGGGCGGTATGGCGGCGGGGGCGATGCTGTTTTTGTCGGGGCGGTCGGGGCTGAAGATCGACGTGATCATCGGCATCATCTTTACCGCATTTTTCGGCTTGGGCCTTTTCATGGTGTCGCTATCGCCCATGTCGGTCAGCATCCAGACCATCATTATGGGCAATATCCTTGCCATCGCGCCGCAAGACATCGTGCAACTGGCGATCATCGGGGTCGTCTGCCTGACCGTGCTGCTGCTGAAGTGGAAAGACCTGATGGTCACCTTCTTTGACGAAAACCACGCACGCTCCATCGGGTTGCGGCCCGAGCTGTTGAAGGCGGTGTTCTTCATGCTGCTGTCGGCTGCGGTGGTGGCGGCGATGATGACCGTCGGGGCCTTTCTGGTGATCGCCATGGTCGTGACACCGGGGGCGACGGCCTATCTGCTGTGCGACCGTTTCCCACGGCTGATCATCGTATCGGTGCTGATCGGCACGATCACCAGCTTTCTGGGGGCCTATGCCAGCTATTTTCTGGACGGGGCGACAGGCGGGGTGATCGTCACGCTGCAAACTGCGATCTTCCTGCTGGCCTTTGTTTTTGCGCCCAAACACGGTGTGCTGGCCGCGCGGCGCAAGGCTGCGGCGGCGCTCAAATCCTTGCGAGACGGGGTGGCCCCATGA
- a CDS encoding metal ABC transporter permease, with product MIDTLLFPFQFPFMQNAFWIVLLVAPPTALLSCFLVLKGWALMGDAVSHAVLPGVVLAWITGLPLIVGAFAAGMSCAMLTGYLSYNSRIKQDTVMGVVFSGMFGIGIIMYTSITTNQHLDHVLFGNMLGVGVQDLWTAGLISAFVTAFLVLKWKDLLLHAFDPAQAQASGLHTGFLHYGLLAVLSLTIVATLTATGLILAVALLVTPGAIAFLVVRSFGPMLIVSVLVCLLSMFAGVYASFFLDSAPAPTIVLILTVIFVLAFINRLLVTRRTSRQAARG from the coding sequence ATGATCGACACGTTGCTGTTTCCGTTCCAGTTTCCCTTCATGCAGAACGCCTTTTGGATCGTGCTGCTGGTTGCCCCGCCCACGGCGTTGCTGTCATGCTTTCTGGTGCTCAAGGGCTGGGCCTTGATGGGCGATGCGGTCAGCCATGCGGTCCTGCCGGGGGTCGTGCTGGCCTGGATCACGGGGTTGCCGCTGATTGTGGGGGCCTTTGCCGCGGGTATGTCCTGCGCGATGCTGACCGGATACCTGAGCTACAACAGCCGGATCAAACAGGACACCGTGATGGGGGTCGTCTTTTCGGGCATGTTCGGGATCGGCATCATCATGTACACCTCGATCACCACGAACCAGCATCTGGATCACGTGCTGTTCGGCAATATGCTGGGCGTCGGCGTGCAAGATCTTTGGACGGCGGGGCTGATCTCGGCCTTTGTGACGGCGTTTCTAGTGCTCAAGTGGAAAGATCTGCTGCTGCACGCCTTTGACCCCGCACAGGCGCAGGCCAGCGGGCTGCACACGGGGTTCTTGCACTATGGGTTGCTGGCGGTCTTGTCGCTGACCATCGTGGCGACGCTAACGGCGACGGGGCTGATCCTTGCGGTGGCGTTGCTGGTCACACCGGGGGCGATTGCCTTTCTGGTGGTGCGCAGCTTTGGCCCGATGCTGATCGTATCTGTGCTGGTCTGCCTTTTGTCGATGTTCGCGGGCGTCTACGCCAGCTTCTTTCTGGATAGCGCACCGGCGCCGACAATCGTGTTGATCCTGACGGTGATCTTTGTCCTCGCCTTCATCAACCGTTTGCTGGTGACGCGCCGCACCTCGCGTCAGGCGGCACGGGGGTAG
- a CDS encoding carbohydrate ABC transporter permease, with product MIPRRAWPVIKLALLGAFILFTTLPLVQMTVLSFTATLAQDGLSLGETTLRNYRAIWSDPSLRAAFGNSVAYVLINIAITIPVALPAAFAFARLSFLGDKHLFFSFIAFRITPPVVLTLPIFQLFSVLGIVNSVTGIALAHCLFNLPVSIWILQGFIAAVPREMDETAFLDGYSRPRYIWKILLPQIAPGIAVTAFFCFMFSWVEVVFARILTTTNGKPISMALSAMFGFQTDIGMVMAFTLTSMLPGALLLFAMRNHLSRGFKVGRV from the coding sequence ATGATACCGCGTCGGGCATGGCCCGTGATCAAACTGGCGCTGCTGGGGGCGTTTATCCTCTTTACCACCCTGCCGCTGGTGCAGATGACGGTGCTGAGCTTTACCGCGACGCTGGCGCAGGACGGGCTGAGCTTGGGCGAGACGACGCTGCGCAACTATCGCGCCATCTGGTCCGACCCGAGCTTGCGCGCGGCCTTTGGCAATTCCGTCGCTTATGTGCTGATCAATATCGCGATCACCATCCCCGTCGCCCTGCCCGCGGCCTTTGCCTTTGCGCGGCTGTCGTTTCTGGGGGACAAACACCTGTTCTTCAGCTTCATCGCCTTTCGCATCACCCCGCCGGTGGTGCTGACCCTGCCGATCTTCCAGCTTTTTTCGGTGCTTGGCATCGTCAACTCGGTCACCGGCATCGCGCTGGCCCATTGTCTGTTCAACCTGCCGGTGTCGATCTGGATTCTGCAGGGGTTCATCGCCGCCGTCCCCCGCGAGATGGACGAGACGGCGTTCCTTGATGGCTATTCGCGCCCCCGCTATATTTGGAAAATCCTGCTGCCACAGATCGCGCCCGGCATCGCGGTGACAGCGTTTTTCTGCTTTATGTTCAGCTGGGTGGAGGTCGTCTTTGCCCGCATCCTAACCACCACCAACGGCAAGCCGATCTCTATGGCGCTGAGCGCGATGTTCGGCTTTCAGACGGATATCGGGATGGTCATGGCGTTTACGCTGACCTCTATGTTGCCCGGCGCACTGCTGTTGTTTGCCATGCGCAATCATCTGTCCCGCGGGTTCAAGGTCGGGCGGGTCTAG
- a CDS encoding carbohydrate ABC transporter permease — protein MKQQDPRGWLFVAPACLLLGVVGLIPLVTVINYSFFEIFTLQSRFWIGTEWFRDLITAPRFWASFGRSVLFSTFVLCIQIPLGIALALCIPRGRIWAGAALAVLSLPLLVPWNMIPALWLSLMNGDTGILGQWLAGYGWPAAWKDSAVLTWVVILAMDTWHWTSLVVILAYSALTTIPDPLYQAAAIDGARPWQVFRHIQLPRLQHVLLMAVLLRFMDSFMIYTEAFPINAGGPAETSLFLAVDLGEEIKAFNYGPSAARSVLYFLIVLSVAWVFTKVQAKLDDPKPGVP, from the coding sequence ATGAAGCAGCAAGACCCACGCGGCTGGCTTTTTGTCGCCCCCGCCTGCCTCTTGCTGGGGGTGGTCGGGCTGATCCCGCTGGTCACCGTCATCAACTATTCATTCTTCGAAATTTTCACGCTGCAATCGCGCTTCTGGATCGGCACCGAATGGTTTCGCGACCTGATCACCGCACCGCGCTTCTGGGCGAGCTTCGGGCGCAGCGTGCTATTTTCAACCTTCGTGCTGTGCATCCAGATCCCGCTGGGGATCGCGCTGGCCCTGTGCATTCCGCGCGGACGGATCTGGGCGGGGGCGGCCTTGGCTGTGCTGTCGCTGCCGCTGCTCGTACCGTGGAATATGATCCCTGCGCTCTGGCTGAGCCTGATGAATGGCGACACAGGCATTTTGGGGCAGTGGCTGGCGGGCTACGGCTGGCCCGCCGCGTGGAAGGACAGCGCCGTGCTGACCTGGGTGGTGATCTTGGCGATGGACACGTGGCACTGGACCAGCCTTGTGGTCATCCTCGCCTATAGTGCGCTGACCACCATCCCCGATCCGCTTTATCAGGCGGCCGCCATCGACGGGGCGCGCCCGTGGCAGGTCTTTCGCCACATCCAGCTGCCGCGGTTGCAGCATGTGCTGCTTATGGCGGTGCTGCTGCGGTTCATGGACAGTTTCATGATCTACACCGAGGCCTTTCCGATCAACGCCGGCGGCCCGGCCGAGACCAGCCTGTTCCTCGCCGTGGATCTGGGCGAGGAGATCAAGGCGTTCAACTACGGCCCCTCGGCCGCGCGGTCGGTGCTGTATTTCCTGATCGTGCTATCGGTCGCATGGGTCTTTACCAAGGTGCAGGCCAAGCTTGACGATCCCAAACCGGGGGTACCGTGA
- a CDS encoding DeoR/GlpR family DNA-binding transcription regulator: protein MSNFRQREILELARKDGKVTVDGLAEAYNVTVQTIRRDLSELAESGKLERVHGGAVIPSGVVNIVYDERRRLNEEGKRAIAEHCAQAIPHGASVFMNIGTSTEAVAQEMLHHENLLVVTNNLNIANILAANQSCEIILTGGVLRRADGGMVGGLTAEMVKQFKFDFSVLGCSAIDADGDLLDFDGQEVLVSRSAIGRSRTVMVVADHLKFQRKAPLTICSLRDVNTLFTDHHLPDALKAECAGWGTSVVTA from the coding sequence ATGTCAAATTTCAGACAGCGCGAGATTTTGGAGCTGGCGCGCAAGGACGGCAAAGTCACCGTCGACGGGCTGGCAGAGGCGTATAACGTCACCGTGCAGACCATCCGCCGCGACCTGTCCGAGCTTGCTGAAAGCGGCAAGCTGGAACGGGTGCATGGCGGCGCTGTGATACCGTCGGGGGTGGTGAATATCGTCTATGACGAACGCCGTCGCCTGAACGAGGAAGGCAAACGCGCCATCGCCGAACATTGCGCGCAGGCGATTCCGCATGGGGCGTCGGTATTTATGAACATCGGCACGAGTACCGAAGCGGTCGCGCAGGAAATGCTGCATCACGAAAACCTGCTAGTCGTGACAAACAACCTCAACATTGCCAATATCCTTGCTGCCAACCAAAGCTGCGAGATCATCCTGACGGGCGGCGTCTTGCGCCGTGCGGATGGCGGCATGGTCGGCGGGCTGACTGCCGAGATGGTCAAGCAGTTCAAGTTCGATTTCTCGGTTCTGGGCTGTTCTGCCATTGATGCGGATGGCGATCTGCTGGATTTCGACGGGCAAGAGGTGCTGGTCAGCCGGTCCGCCATCGGGCGGTCACGCACGGTGATGGTCGTAGCCGACCACCTGAAGTTCCAGCGCAAGGCCCCGCTGACGATCTGTTCCCTGCGCGATGTGAACACGCTGTTCACCGACCACCACCTGCCCGATGCGCTCAAGGCGGAATGCGCGGGCTGGGGCACCTCGGTTGTGACCGCCTGA
- the glpD gene encoding glycerol-3-phosphate dehydrogenase, with the protein MSQLETEHSVDLFVIGGGINGCGIARDAVGRGFSVELAEMNDLASATSSASTKLFHGGLRYLEYWEVRLVREALIERETLLKAMPHISWPMRFVLPYHKDMRFEGDTPTSKLLNVFMPWMKGRRPAWLIRLGLFMYDNLGGRQILKGTTAVDLTQAPEGAPLQDKFEKAYEYSDCWIEDSRLVVLNARDAQARGARINTRTKVVSAEQINGMWQVTLEPKDGGPQRVVHAKMLVNAGGPWVENVIRNTVRINSSEGVRLVRGSHIVTPKLYDHDKCYFFQGEDGRIIFTIPYETDFTLIGTTDADHTDVSEKPVCTPAEQDYLVRFASKYLKKQITTDDIVWTYSGVRPLYNDGASSATAATRDYVLKVDTSAGAPVLNVFGGKITTYRRLAESALEKIQPYFANDAKPWTAGVALPGGDFPVDGVAALKQELQDRYGFLTQRWADRLVKAYGREAFDVLGDAQTAADLGRDFGATLTEREAKWLIDKEFARTADDIIWRRSKLGLRLDADELNTLEAWMVATTATPADNTTAATGA; encoded by the coding sequence TTGAGCCAGCTTGAAACAGAACACAGCGTCGATCTCTTTGTGATCGGCGGAGGGATCAACGGCTGCGGCATTGCACGCGACGCCGTGGGCCGTGGGTTTAGCGTCGAGCTGGCAGAGATGAACGATCTGGCCTCGGCAACATCCTCGGCCTCGACCAAGCTGTTTCACGGCGGGCTGCGCTATCTGGAATACTGGGAGGTCCGCCTTGTCCGCGAGGCGTTGATCGAACGCGAAACCTTGCTGAAAGCGATGCCGCATATCTCGTGGCCGATGCGGTTTGTGCTGCCTTATCATAAGGATATGCGGTTCGAGGGGGATACGCCCACCTCAAAGCTGCTCAACGTGTTCATGCCGTGGATGAAGGGGCGTCGCCCGGCGTGGCTGATCCGTTTGGGTCTGTTCATGTATGACAATCTGGGCGGGCGGCAGATCCTCAAGGGCACGACCGCGGTCGATCTGACGCAGGCCCCCGAGGGTGCGCCGCTGCAGGACAAGTTCGAAAAGGCCTACGAATATTCCGACTGCTGGATCGAAGACAGCCGTCTGGTGGTGCTGAACGCCCGCGACGCCCAAGCCCGTGGCGCGCGGATTAACACCCGCACCAAAGTTGTCTCCGCCGAGCAGATCAACGGCATGTGGCAGGTCACGCTGGAGCCAAAAGACGGCGGCCCCCAACGCGTGGTACACGCCAAGATGCTGGTCAACGCCGGTGGCCCTTGGGTGGAAAACGTGATCCGCAACACCGTGCGCATCAACTCCTCGGAAGGGGTGCGGCTGGTGCGGGGCAGCCATATCGTGACGCCCAAGCTGTATGACCACGATAAATGCTACTTCTTCCAAGGCGAAGACGGGCGCATCATCTTTACCATTCCTTACGAGACAGATTTTACCCTGATCGGCACCACAGATGCCGACCACACGGATGTGTCCGAAAAGCCGGTCTGCACACCGGCGGAGCAGGACTATCTTGTCCGGTTTGCGTCCAAGTACCTGAAAAAGCAGATCACTACGGATGATATCGTCTGGACCTACTCCGGCGTGCGCCCGCTGTATAACGACGGGGCGAGCTCTGCCACGGCGGCGACGCGGGACTATGTGCTGAAGGTCGACACATCCGCCGGTGCGCCGGTGTTGAACGTCTTTGGCGGCAAGATCACCACCTACCGCCGTTTGGCCGAAAGCGCGCTAGAGAAGATCCAGCCCTATTTCGCCAATGACGCCAAACCCTGGACGGCGGGTGTCGCCTTGCCTGGCGGAGATTTTCCGGTAGACGGCGTGGCGGCGTTGAAACAAGAGTTGCAGGACCGCTACGGCTTTTTGACCCAACGTTGGGCCGATCGTCTGGTCAAAGCCTATGGGCGCGAGGCATTTGATGTCTTGGGCGACGCGCAAACCGCGGCAGATCTGGGGCGTGATTTCGGCGCGACCCTGACCGAGCGAGAGGCCAAGTGGCTGATCGACAAGGAATTTGCCCGCACCGCTGACGACATCATCTGGCGCCGGTCCAAACTGGGCCTGCGGCTTGACGCGGATGAATTGAACACGTTGGAAGCATGGATGGTGGCAACCACCGCCACGCCCGCCGACAACACTACAGCCGCCACTGGCGCGTGA
- a CDS encoding ABC transporter ATP-binding protein, which yields MSLVLQGVSKVVNGQTHIHPTDLELQSGTMNVLLGPTSAGKTSLMRLMAGLDVPNTGKVIWNGEDVTGMRVQDRGVAMVYQQFINYPSMTVYNNIASPMRLLGKSKSEIDSAVRKAADLMQLTPMLDRKPLELSGGQQQRCALARALVKDAGLVLLDEPLANLDYKLREELRAEIPKIFEEAGSIFVYATTEPEEALLLGGHTATLWEGRITQFGVTPVVYRQPVDATTARVFSDPPMNFLNITKAGDTLTFGDGNTVATFGNFKTVADGSYVAGFRPNHLELSKQSDDALEFAGKLNVTEITGSETFIHLDHHGENWVGLVHGVKDLKIGAPLNVYLDPTHVYIFAEDGTSVAPASYAAAA from the coding sequence ATGTCGCTCGTTTTGCAAGGCGTGTCCAAGGTCGTAAACGGCCAGACGCATATTCATCCGACAGATCTTGAGCTGCAGTCCGGCACCATGAACGTGCTGCTGGGGCCGACATCTGCGGGCAAGACTTCCCTGATGCGGTTGATGGCGGGGCTGGATGTGCCCAACACCGGCAAGGTGATCTGGAACGGCGAGGATGTCACCGGCATGCGCGTTCAGGATCGCGGCGTGGCGATGGTGTATCAGCAGTTCATCAACTACCCGTCGATGACCGTCTACAACAACATCGCCAGCCCCATGCGGTTGCTGGGCAAATCCAAGTCCGAGATCGACAGCGCCGTGCGCAAGGCCGCCGATCTGATGCAGTTGACGCCGATGCTGGACCGCAAGCCGCTGGAACTTTCAGGCGGGCAGCAACAACGCTGCGCGCTTGCACGCGCTTTGGTCAAGGACGCGGGGCTGGTGTTGCTGGACGAGCCATTGGCGAACCTCGATTACAAACTGCGCGAAGAGCTGCGGGCCGAGATCCCGAAAATCTTTGAAGAAGCAGGGTCGATCTTTGTCTATGCGACAACCGAACCCGAAGAGGCGCTTTTGCTGGGCGGGCACACCGCCACGTTGTGGGAAGGGCGCATCACGCAGTTCGGCGTGACCCCCGTGGTCTACCGCCAGCCCGTCGATGCCACGACCGCGCGCGTCTTCTCTGACCCGCCGATGAACTTCCTCAACATCACCAAGGCCGGCGACACGCTGACCTTTGGCGATGGCAACACGGTCGCGACCTTCGGGAACTTCAAGACCGTGGCCGATGGCAGCTATGTTGCGGGCTTCCGCCCCAACCACCTTGAACTGTCCAAGCAATCTGACGACGCGCTGGAGTTTGCGGGCAAGCTGAACGTGACCGAGATCACAGGGTCGGAAACCTTTATCCACCTTGATCACCACGGTGAAAACTGGGTCGGTCTGGTGCACGGGGTCAAAGACCTCAAGATCGGGGCACCGCTGAACGTCTATCTTGACCCGACACATGTTTACATCTTTGCCGAAGACGGCACATCCGTGGCCCCCGCATCCTATGCGGCAGCGGCCTGA
- a CDS encoding ABC transporter ATP-binding protein has translation MAKITLDNLAHSYLPNPTSEDDFALKELNHDWVDGEAYALLGASGCGKSTLLNIISGLLHPSQGRILFNDRDVTNDPTTKRNIAQVFQFPVVYDTMTVRDNLAFPLRNRGADAAYVAQRVQQIAGMIGMEDMLNRKARGLTADAKQKISLGRGMVREDVNALLFDEPLTVIDPHMKWELRTQLKSLHHEFGHTMIYVTHDQTEALTFADKVVVMYDGRVVQMGTPQELFETPQHTFVGYFIGSPGMNVLDATVTGDKAVIGGHEIDLGHGFAPLDGKVELGVRPEFTRLATGEAGLPVTIKRIEDVGRHKIVRADFNGNEINVIAEEGAEISPDMNRIVFDPAGVNVYANSWRVAPQGA, from the coding sequence ATGGCAAAAATCACCCTTGATAACCTGGCGCATTCCTATTTGCCCAACCCCACCAGCGAAGATGACTTTGCGCTGAAAGAGCTGAACCACGATTGGGTGGACGGCGAGGCCTATGCGCTTTTGGGCGCGTCGGGCTGCGGTAAATCCACGTTGCTGAACATCATCTCGGGCCTGCTGCACCCCAGTCAGGGCCGCATCCTGTTCAACGACCGTGACGTGACCAACGACCCCACGACCAAGCGCAACATCGCGCAGGTTTTCCAGTTTCCGGTTGTCTATGACACGATGACCGTGCGCGACAATCTGGCGTTCCCGCTGCGCAACCGGGGCGCGGACGCGGCCTATGTCGCGCAGCGCGTGCAGCAGATCGCGGGGATGATCGGCATGGAAGACATGCTGAACCGGAAGGCGCGCGGGCTGACGGCGGATGCGAAGCAAAAGATCTCGCTCGGGCGGGGGATGGTGCGCGAGGACGTGAACGCGCTGCTGTTTGACGAGCCGCTGACCGTGATCGACCCCCATATGAAGTGGGAGCTGCGCACGCAGTTGAAATCACTGCACCATGAATTCGGTCACACGATGATCTACGTGACCCACGACCAGACAGAGGCGCTGACCTTTGCTGACAAAGTCGTCGTCATGTATGATGGCCGCGTTGTGCAGATGGGCACCCCGCAAGAGCTGTTCGAGACACCACAGCACACGTTTGTGGGCTATTTCATCGGCTCGCCCGGTATGAACGTGCTCGACGCGACGGTGACCGGCGACAAGGCCGTGATCGGGGGCCACGAGATCGACTTGGGGCACGGCTTTGCGCCGCTGGACGGTAAGGTCGAACTGGGCGTGCGGCCTGAGTTCACACGGCTTGCCACGGGCGAGGCGGGGCTGCCCGTCACGATCAAACGGATCGAGGACGTAGGCCGTCACAAGATCGTGCGTGCTGACTTTAATGGCAATGAAATCAACGTAATCGCCGAAGAAGGTGCCGAGATTTCACCGGATATGAACCGCATTGTTTTCGACCCCGCCGGGGTGAATGTCTATGCCAACAGCTGGCGCGTTGCGCCGCAGGGGGCGTGA
- a CDS encoding carbohydrate ABC transporter permease has protein sequence MNKTVNQKAWFLVLPVLLLVAFSAVIPLMTVVNYSVQDTFGNNQFFWAGLDWFREMIESERMWNALGRQIAFSVIILAIEIPLGIFVALNMPKKGFWASLCLVLMSLPLLIPWNVVGTIWQIFGRVDIGLLGYTLSALGIDYNYTQDFYAAWITVIVMDVWHWTSLVALLAYAGLQSIPDAYYQAAKIDQASRWKVFRYIELPKMMGVLMIAILLRFMDSFMIYTEPFVVTGGGPGNSTTFLSIDLVKMALGQFDLGPAAAFSIMYYLVILLISYVFYTVMTNLDKRDGH, from the coding sequence ATGAACAAGACCGTCAATCAAAAGGCCTGGTTCCTTGTGCTGCCCGTGCTGCTGCTGGTGGCTTTCTCTGCCGTGATCCCGCTGATGACCGTGGTGAACTATTCCGTGCAGGATACCTTCGGGAACAACCAGTTCTTCTGGGCTGGCCTCGACTGGTTCCGCGAGATGATTGAATCAGAGCGGATGTGGAACGCCTTGGGCCGCCAGATCGCGTTTTCGGTGATCATTCTGGCGATTGAAATCCCGTTGGGGATCTTCGTCGCGCTGAACATGCCCAAGAAAGGGTTCTGGGCCTCGCTGTGTCTGGTCCTGATGTCACTGCCGCTGCTGATCCCGTGGAACGTGGTCGGCACCATCTGGCAAATCTTTGGCCGCGTGGACATTGGCCTGTTGGGCTACACGCTGTCGGCCTTGGGCATCGACTATAACTACACTCAAGATTTTTATGCGGCATGGATCACTGTGATCGTGATGGATGTCTGGCACTGGACGTCACTGGTGGCGCTGCTGGCCTATGCCGGTCTGCAATCCATCCCCGACGCCTATTATCAGGCGGCCAAGATTGACCAGGCGAGCCGCTGGAAAGTCTTCCGCTACATCGAGCTGCCCAAGATGATGGGCGTTCTGATGATCGCGATCCTGCTGCGCTTTATGGACAGTTTCATGATCTACACCGAACCGTTTGTCGTGACGGGCGGGGGGCCTGGTAACTCTACCACCTTCCTGTCGATCGATCTGGTCAAGATGGCCCTCGGACAGTTTGACCTTGGTCCTGCGGCGGCGTTCTCGATCATGTATTATCTGGTGATCCTGCTGATCTCCTATGTGTTCTACACCGTGATGACGAACCTTGATAAAAGGGATGGCCACTGA
- a CDS encoding carbohydrate ABC transporter permease: MSDLAQKRGFALPKIKGNAIVMALYLLFLLLPIYWLLNMSLKTNTEILNSFTLWPRDLTFDNYMTILTDASWYTGYLNSMAYVVMNMVISLAVALPAAYAFSRYSFMGDKHLFFWLLTNRMAPPAVFALPFFQLYSSVGLFDTHIAVALAHCLFNVPLAVWILEGFMRGVPKEIDETAYIDGYSFPRFFIRIFTPLVASGIGVTAFFLFMFSWVELLLSRTLTSVDAKPIAATMTRTVGAAGIDWGVLAAAGVLTIVPGALVIYFVRNYIAKGFALGRV, from the coding sequence ATGTCTGATCTTGCACAAAAACGAGGGTTCGCCCTGCCCAAGATCAAGGGCAATGCGATTGTCATGGCGCTTTATCTGCTGTTCTTGCTGCTGCCGATCTATTGGCTGCTGAACATGAGCCTCAAGACCAACACAGAGATCCTCAACAGCTTTACCCTGTGGCCGCGTGATCTGACGTTCGACAACTATATGACGATCCTGACGGATGCGTCTTGGTACACGGGCTATCTGAACTCGATGGCTTATGTGGTGATGAACATGGTGATCTCGCTCGCGGTGGCGCTGCCGGCGGCCTATGCCTTCTCGCGCTACAGCTTCATGGGCGACAAGCACCTGTTCTTCTGGCTGCTGACCAACCGGATGGCCCCGCCCGCGGTCTTCGCGCTGCCGTTCTTCCAGCTTTATAGCTCCGTCGGGTTGTTCGACACGCATATCGCTGTGGCGCTGGCACATTGTCTGTTCAACGTGCCGCTGGCGGTGTGGATCCTCGAAGGGTTCATGCGCGGCGTCCCGAAAGAGATCGACGAGACGGCCTATATCGACGGCTACAGCTTCCCGCGCTTTTTCATCCGCATCTTCACGCCGCTGGTCGCCTCGGGGATCGGGGTCACGGCCTTCTTCCTGTTCATGTTCAGCTGGGTTGAGCTGTTGCTGAGCCGGACGTTGACCAGCGTGGACGCCAAGCCGATTGCCGCCACCATGACCCGTACCGTGGGCGCCGCCGGGATCGACTGGGGTGTGCTGGCCGCGGCAGGGGTTCTCACCATCGTGCCGGGTGCCTTGGTGATCTATTTCGTGCGCAACTACATCGCCAAAGGCTTTGCCTTGGGCCGCGTTTAA